The genomic stretch CCATAGATATCATTGTGACAGCGTTACACATGAGacatgatgcttttttttcttttcttttcctttttttttttaaatcgcgaGCATGCTTGAGTTGCTAGTAGCGAGAGATTGAGCGATCAGAGCGAGGAGTACATGACTACGAAACGAATGCGAAGTGGGAAGTACATTTCACCCTCACCTCGCGGCAAAGCTGCTCTGAAAGCTACCCAGCCTTGACTCGCGAGATCCTCCCTCGCCACTCTTGCCgcgaagtgaaacacacacacacacacacacacacacacacacacacacacacacacacacacacacacacacacacacacacacacacacacacacacacacacacacacacacacacacacacacacacacacacacacacaaaagaaacgcaGCTTCCTAGATGTGTCTCGCGAGAACCTTGCTTAACTTGTGTGTAAGAAACGCGTCgcgtgacaaagaaaaaaaacaactcatttaCTGGAGCCCCATACACACAGTGAGCATTCACTAGCTGTCGCCGCTGTTCTGTCTCCGCTTTGCCAGAATGCTCATCAGTTCTGAGCTGGGGTTCGCGTCTGTCTTGTTGGGCAGCAGCGACTGCTTTTTCGTCTGCTTGACACCCGGGCTGACAGCGTCCGGTTTCCTGCCCCCAGCTTCCGCTTTTTTGTCATTGGATTCCGGTTTCTTGCTAGCACCGTACGGTTTCTTGACACTGGTTTCCGGTTTCTTGCTACCAACATGCAGTTTCTTGACACTGGTTTCCGGTTTCTTGCCAGCAACATCTGGTTTCGTGACACTGGTTTCCGGTTTCTTGCTAGCAACATGCGGTTTCTTGACAATGGTTTCCGGTTTCTTGCCAGCAACATCCGGTTTCGTGACACTGGTTTCCGGTTTCTTGCCAGCAACATCCGGTTTCTTGACACTGGTTTCCGGTTTCTTGCTAGCTGCCCCGATTTTGCTGGTGGCTTCCGATTCCTTGCTAACAACACCCGGTTTTATGCCAACACTCTCTAGTTTCTTGCTACCGACTCCCGGTTTCTTGCTAATCTTGGCAGACGCACCAGGCGCAAGGCCGTTGTCACATTTACTCCCCGCCTTGAGTTCCGTTTTGTTGTGAGGAACGTTGGCATAGAAgttcttgttgtcgttcttgttgtcgttcttgttgtcgttCATGTTCTCGTAGTTCTccccgtcactgtcactgtcagagtcTTGCTCAGACTGCTGGGGTTTAGGCTTGGACTTGTTGTGACTCTGCAGGGACTGAAGGATTCGTTTGTGCGCTCCTCCTGGCGAAGAGGATGAGGTTTTGAACTGGGGCGTGGAGGAGGCTTTTTGGAGCTTTTTGCCGGGTGCACCACCACCCAGATCCCGGCCCAAGACGGGAGAAGGGCTGTGGGCTTGCTTTGCGGGCGGCAGGCGGAGGCCTTTCAGGGTGTCGGCCACCTGCTCCGGGGTGGCCATGTTCATCAGGGACTCAGATCGGATGACGGTCTTCTCCGTGGGTGAGGCCGCGTCCCGGGGAATGTTGCCGTACACGTGGCGCCCTTCTTGGGACAGGTTTTGGTAATcccccctgtcctcctcctcctcctcctcttcgtcgacCTGCTCCAACGCCACCGCCGACTGCTGCTCATCTTCCGGCCGCTTAGGATCGTGGTCTGAGTCCGGCACGTTGACATAGCCCTTCCCTCCCGAGAGGCAACAGGGCGGGGGAGGAATGGGGTCCGGGGCGCTGTACACGTCATCGTCCAGGTTCCCCGCGCGGGACAGTGGCGGCGTGGGGCTTACCGAGTCCATGGGCATGTAGAGGGGGTCCAGCACGCCCTCCACCTTGGGGCTGGCCGGCAGCTTGCCGTCAAAGCCCGGGGCGATGGTCATGGGCATGGACTCGGGGCGGCTGTCCATGCAGACGATGTAGGACCCCGTCCCGCTGTCTATCCTGGGCTTGTTGGCTCCCACGTTCACGTAGACGTCGTGATCACTGCTGACAGGGTGcccatcatggtggtggtggttctgccgCCCAGGCTCGTCGTTGTTGGGGACGATgtcggaggtggtggaggaggagggggcacgaGGGGGGACGGGCCGACTACGGGAGCCGGAAGAGGAGGAGTTGCTCCGCCAGGTCTGGTAGCGGAGGCGGGACAGAAAGGAGCTGTCGTCCCGGGTCAGCCCGTACACGTTCAGCTTGGGcaggggcggcggggggtggttCTTCCGGTGCCTCCTGTCAACACAACAACAGTGAATaccaaaaaataagaaataaatttaaaaataaataaataaaaaaataaaagaagaagaagaagaaaatatcctACGATGTATGGACAAAAatattgatataaaaaaaagaaataaggtaTGAAAATATCCTACAATGTATGGAAAAAAATCTTGACAtaaagaatattttttttaatataaaatatcctacaatgaatgaaaataattttgatataaaaaaaaataattttaaaaagataTGAAAATATCCTACAATGTATGGAAAAAAATCTTGacataaaaaataattttaaaaagatataaaaatatCCTAcaatgtatgaaaaaaatcttgatataaaaaaataatttataaaAGATGACAATATCCGcaatgtatggaaaaaaaaatcttcatataaaaaaaataattttaaaaagatataaaaatatCCTAcaatgtatgaaaaaaatcttgatataaaaaaaaattttaaaaagatatgAAAATATCCTACAATGTATGGAAAAAAATCTTGAtataaaaatgattttaaaaaagataTGAAAATATCCTACAATGTATGGCAAAAAAAttttgatataaaaaaataatttataaaAGATATGACAATATCCGCAATGTATGGAAAAAAATCTTGAtataaaaaaatcatcaaaaaaaaaaatcaaaatatcctACAATGTATGGAAAAGatcttgatataaaaaaaataattaaaaaaaaagatatgaacatATCCTACAATGTATGGAAAAAATCTTGATATAAAAAATAGTTTTAAAAAGATATGAAAATATCTTAcaatgtatgaaaaaaatcttgatataaaaaaaatcaaaaaacaaaaatatgaaaatatcctacaaggtatggaaaaaaaatcttgatatACGAAATAAGATATGAAAATGTCCTACAATGTATGGAAGAAAAtcttataattaaaaaataaataaataaataaataaataaaagaaaatatcctACAAtgtattggagaaaaaaaatcttgataaTATAGAAATATCGTACGAGTGCACAATTTGTAGTACTGTATTGGTGGATACAGattttttgttttccacttccCACGTCTTTTTCacgtgtgctcttgtgtggtacAATGCACTAttgtgtatatgttttgtttcGTGTGAGGCGCTCAGAGTCCAtctatgggggaggggggggaggggggtgcgccaTTTAAGTACAATATATTGTCATCATTTAAAGATCttgatacagtttcagtttcagtagctcaaggaggcgtcactgcgttcggacaaatccatatacgctacaccacatctgccaagcagatgcctgaccagcagcgtaacccaacgcgcttagtcaggccttgagaaaaaaaaaaaaaaaaaggtgaataaatgatagataagct from Babylonia areolata isolate BAREFJ2019XMU chromosome 6, ASM4173473v1, whole genome shotgun sequence encodes the following:
- the LOC143282731 gene encoding uncharacterized protein LOC143282731 yields the protein MASSTLTTTTTTTTTTTPTPTTAAPTTTATSSRGNVTTSASPTPNTTMTTMTMSTAEGSGQGGGGFLFNADGSLSKEAIIVFSVVGGVIFTVVIFVVIIVLVRRHRKNHPPPPLPKLNVYGLTRDDSSFLSRLRYQTWRSNSSSSGSRSRPVPPRAPSSSTTSDIVPNNDEPGRQNHHHHDGHPVSSDHDVYVNVGANKPRIDSGTGSYIVCMDSRPESMPMTIAPGFDGKLPASPKVEGVLDPLYMPMDSVSPTPPLSRAGNLDDDVYSAPDPIPPPPCCLSGGKGYVNVPDSDHDPKRPEDEQQSAVALEQVDEEEEEEEDRGDYQNLSQEGRHVYGNIPRDAASPTEKTVIRSESLMNMATPEQVADTLKGLRLPPAKQAHSPSPVLGRDLGGGAPGKKLQKASSTPQFKTSSSSPGGAHKRILQSLQSHNKSKPKPQQSEQDSDSDSDGENYENMNDNKNDNKNDNKNFYANVPHNKTELKAGSKCDNGLAPGASAKISKKPGVGSKKLESVGIKPGVVSKESEATSKIGAASKKPETSVKKPDVAGKKPETSVTKPDVAGKKPETIVKKPHVASKKPETSVTKPDVAGKKPETSVKKLHVGSKKPETSVKKPYGASKKPESNDKKAEAGGRKPDAVSPGVKQTKKQSLLPNKTDANPSSELMSILAKRRQNSGDS